Genomic segment of Calderihabitans maritimus:
TCAGTTGAAACTTTATCCATTGTCACAACTATACCAAGTTTTCCTCCATACCTAGTTATCCTAAAAAGAAAAGGATAGGCATCGCCCAATCCAAATTCTCTGTCCTTGAGTTCGAGGAAAAAACGGGAACCAAAATCTTCCACCATTATGTCAAGCTCTTCTCCGCTCGCCTCAATATTCCATTTTATACTTTCTTTTTTCACTCCACTCTCTTTAAGAAGCTCTGTAATCCAAATATGCATCCATAAACTTCCATCAATTAGTCTCTTTCCTTTGTCAGTTAGGGTATAGATTACTTGGAGATTTTCTTCGGGAAATGAACGCTCACAAGTATTACAACGGAGAGAAGCCATAGGCTCTTGGGTGAGATGATCTTTAGAAGGAACAATACAGATAGTGTGCTGATCCTGTTTACATGTTAGCAAATACTCTTCTGCTATCAAATCCAATGCGAGAAGGCGTTCAAGAGTGTCTGGTTCTTTCGCAAGGTTAGTAGCATCTCTACTTATCATCTTTCTTACCTGAGCTAGTTTCAAAACAAATTGTCTTATATTAACATCTACCAGGAGATTGGCTGCTTTAATGTCCTCAGAGCTGTAATTTGGCCCGCTGAGCCCGCTGACTCGAAGATCCGTTACCTCCTGTGCACGTTCCTCCTCAATTAACACACCAAAAGGAGTAGTGTATCTTAAAGGAAGAAAACTTGATGGTTTCCAGTCAAAATCCATTCCTCTTACTCTTCTACCGTCAAATTTAGTCTTGATGCCTTCTTGCACATCTGTACAAAACTTCTGCAAAGCTTCTTTCTGTTCGCCATACCCAATGGCCGAAGCCTGCAATGCTCCTTTTCCGGTTGTATTCAAAACATAAATTATATCATCGGTGATAAAGAGGTCACCCAGGAAATCTTCTCTTTCTGTCATAAATCGGTATTCAGGAGTTACAGTGATCATATTTGTGATTAGCTGCTCATCTGGCTCTGGCAATTTAGCTTGCCTGAACATACCTGTGAACATACCACGTATCACAGCCAAATATCCCTTGTTTCTCAAATATGATATGAGACTCTCCATTTCGGTCTGGTCACGAATAGCTGTTTTTGCTTCAAAAGTAAGAACCCGAAGCATTCTATCCCTCCTCTAAAGTCACATGTTCGCAATTTTCAAATTTTAATCCCTATTGTCCGTTTTTCCTTACTCATTGGGACATCTTCACCTCCCCTTTCCGCTTTTCTCGAACAAACCAATCTTCGTGCCCCTCAGTATCTTATTTTTCTGAACCCACCCACACCCTCACCAGCTCCACCGGCACATTCTTCCGCTTCGCGTAATCCTCAATGCTTTCCCCATAGGCAGGCTTGTCCTCCGCCAGAAGCAACTCAGCCGCAAATTGATTGGCCTGCCGCTCATACTTGCCGTTGACAAAGAACGTTTCTTTGATCATGAAGAAGTATCCCATCCCCTGAGGGTGGAGCTGGTCGTGGCCTATCTCATGGGCCACAATTACCCGCTGGAGCTGCTCCGGCAGCCGGCTGTTGAGGCCTATTATCTTATGGCCGAAAAGGCTTATCACCAGGCCTTTGATCTTTTTAAACGGAAAGCGAATGATGGTAATGCCAAGGTGATCTGCAAGCTCAAAAGGGTCACGGGTGCTGTATTGCTCTACCAGGTTACTGACGGCAGTCTTGATGAAACTCATACTGCTTACAAAAACACCGCCCCTTTGTCTAAGGTTGTCTAATTTTGTCGAAACCCCATAAGAAAGCAAAAACTACTACCGGTTGTTGGTAGTAGTTTTTTTTCCGTTCACACATCCCAGGGTAGCTTTCAATTTGCTACAGCCTTTTTAATCACTTTTATCTCGATGTCATGATCATCAAGGCGTTTCGCTATATTGGCAACGTCGCCCTTGAGGTGGTCCATGTCCTCAGCCAGGCGGGTGACGGTTGCGTTGACTACTGAGGTGCGTTCTTCAAGTTTACGGAGGAGGGTACCATGTTCTTCTCTGATGCCTTTGACTTCTGTTTCCAGATTGCCAACACGTTCTTTAATGTCTTTCAGTTCATTAAGGATAAGCTCCATGAAGTCTTTTTGTTCCATGAGAAACACCTCCTTTGTCTAGCCTTTGGGCTTCGCTGGAATAAACTAAAAGATTAACTCTCGATAAATAAAAATAGGAGCTATAACATAATTACTGCTACCTTCAGCGTACAGGCTTCTAATTGCCTCCGCAAATTCGTCTATTGATTGCCTAAGGTCAGAAAAAGATGCCCGGGTACTTTGGTCAGCAGTCGAACTAATAATGCCTAATATGTACCATTCGCCGGGAATATGGCTACCGTACATTCTCAACAAGTCATCAGGATGTTCTGCCAAATATTCTGGCTTAATCGTACCTATTATAGTTTCGCCGTTTTGTGCAAATATTTCGATTTCCAATCCCATAGGGACAAGACCAAGCATTTGTTCTATAATGCGTTTCTCTTTTTTTAACTCTTTTTTGCTTTGTTTAGCAGTTTCAAGCATCCCTAAATCCAATATTGCTGGGATAGCTGCCTTTATAGTTTGGTAATTGCGAATAGCAATTTGCCCTTTCACTAGGATAACTTGTCCATTAACTGTTTCTGAAAGCGGTGTTTCAAGAAGTGGTATATTTAGTACTTCCATTAAGTCAAGTATTTTATGGTCATGTGGATCGATATGTTTTTCAACGATATCTGATTTTGCCTTTTCGGTTTCCCGTTCGCCTCGCAAGATTTTTAAATCAGCCCGAAGTTGTTTCTTCGTTATGCTAGACAAATTAGAGGTTGTTGAAATTTCCCGTAGTGTCCCCTGAAATACCTGCGCAAAGAGCGAATCTATTCGCGAAACATCTCGGTACAGGAAATCAATTAAACCTTTTCTTTCGGTTTGCCCCACTTATCCCACTCCTTACGGAACTCTTCCTCCCAACGTTTTTGTTTCTCCTCTTCATTTTGAATGTCCTTAGCAATCTGTTTTATGAAAGAAAGTGGACGTAGTAATATGCTTTTATTTTTCATGGAACAGCCCCCCTTGCCTTTATCATACTATAACTTGTGCGGCAAAGGTATTCATTTTTCATTTTCGCTTCTTCTTCCGTATCGTTTTCCACGCCACTTTCAGGAACTCTATGATGTCCTGTTTGTCCTCTTCGTCTAAGGGCTCGCCGTTGAATTTGAGGTTGGAGCGTTGGAGGAGTTCTTCCAACTCCATGTCCGAAGGAGGCTCGTCCGAATAGCCTTTGGGGTTGTCGGTGCGACCTAGGAGGAAGTCAACGGTTACATCGAAGAAGTCGGCTATTTTTTGTAACATAGAATAATCTGGTTCTCTTCGGTTTATTTCCCATGAAGCTAAGGTTGCTCGGGCAATACCAAGTGCTTTGGCTAATTCTTCTTGAGTTAACCCTTTTTCAGTTCTTAAGAATTTTATTTTTTTGCCTAGCGTTGTGTCCATTTGCCACACCTACCTAAATTAAAAGATACATTATAAAACAGGTATTACACAATAAAAGTGCTCAAAAGACACAAAATTTAAAAATTGTCCCTTGATAGTCTCCATATGACACATTGTAATTAGTGTCAGAAGAACACAACGCAGTGGGTTATTGCAATGAGAGAAGCATTACTTGCGGCGCGTAAGGATAAGGGATATGGGGCGCGGGTGTCCAGAAATGCGTTGGTGATGCGCTCCACCAGTTCCCGATCCAGTAAACTCCTTACTACCCAGGGATACCCTTCGATTAAAATCAGACTGGATCAGCACCTTAATTTTGTTTCGGTCCACAAGCCCATTTTCTTCCAGGGCTATAAGATTCAGTCCTCGATGCCTCCCGCGTCCACAGTGCCGTTTTGCGCCGCCAGGTCGGTTTAAAAAGTTACCTACTGAATTTTGATACGGACATATGTCTTTGGTACTTGGCAAAGATGGCCAATCGCATTATATTATAGGATATTATGATATATTGTTGCCTTTGTCCGAAACGCAATTCACCATCATCTTAGCGCAAAAGATTTTGAAGCTTCCAAGCTGAAAATTGAGGATTACGAAAGCTTTGAGCTCGCGATACGGGACATCTCGGAGACAACCCGGAAGCTAGCCGCCCATCCTAATGGATTGGTGGGAAAGTGTTCGACATAGTAGCTTGCAGTTTAAGACTTTTTTGTGCTGCCTGTGGCGTGTTTTTCACACAGAGTCTCTATGGCTTCTTTTTTGCTTTAGGTATTAATCTTGTCATTTCGATGGGATGAAAGCAGGAAACTGCTGGAAAACGTCGAAATACTAAACATTTCTATATTGATATTGTGCCAAAGACTGAAAAAGGAGGGAGAAGAAGTTGCCACCAAGGTTGGCGAAACTTATAAGTGTGTAGTGTGTACTGATGTGATTAAGGTAACGCACGAAGGTAAAGGAGTATTAGTCTGCTTTGGCAAGCCAATGGTGTTGGTAAACCATTAGGCGTAAATAACTACAAACTCATGAAGATAACCACCCAAGGGGGTGGTAGATTTATTATGGGGCTTTCAAAAAGCAGTTTCTCTTGGAAAGCTTGGTTCAAACACTAACGCAGAAGGAGGAAGTCCATTGTGGCACCTATCTCTTTTTGAACCTGCCGAATTGGTTCAGGTAGCTATTGAAATGGAGAGGGCGGGAACCATTTTTTACCGTAGAATGGCGGAAAGAGTGGCGCATCCCCAAATAAAATCCCTTT
This window contains:
- a CDS encoding ImmA/IrrE family metallo-endopeptidase codes for the protein MSFIKTAVSNLVEQYSTRDPFELADHLGITIIRFPFKKIKGLVISLFGHKIIGLNSRLPEQLQRVIVAHEIGHDQLHPQGMGYFFMIKETFFVNGKYERQANQFAAELLLAEDKPAYGESIEDYAKRKNVPVELVRVWVGSEK
- a CDS encoding DUF6414 family protein, with amino-acid sequence MGQTERKGLIDFLYRDVSRIDSLFAQVFQGTLREISTTSNLSSITKKQLRADLKILRGERETEKAKSDIVEKHIDPHDHKILDLMEVLNIPLLETPLSETVNGQVILVKGQIAIRNYQTIKAAIPAILDLGMLETAKQSKKELKKEKRIIEQMLGLVPMGLEIEIFAQNGETIIGTIKPEYLAEHPDDLLRMYGSHIPGEWYILGIISSTADQSTRASFSDLRQSIDEFAEAIRSLYAEGSSNYVIAPIFIYRELIF
- a CDS encoding helix-turn-helix domain-containing protein; protein product: MDTTLGKKIKFLRTEKGLTQEELAKALGIARATLASWEINRREPDYSMLQKIADFFDVTVDFLLGRTDNPKGYSDEPPSDMELEELLQRSNLKFNGEPLDEEDKQDIIEFLKVAWKTIRKKKRK
- a CDS encoding desulfoferrodoxin FeS4 iron-binding domain-containing protein, encoding MCQRLKKEGEEVATKVGETYKCVVCTDVIKVTHEGKGVLVCFGKPMVLVNH